A region of Micromonas commoda chromosome 4, complete sequence DNA encodes the following proteins:
- a CDS encoding predicted protein — MEVERYQLVAELQAKSRKLEEAKAEADRLRGVGDDAAARANKAEQERDLAVAKIESLASELEATRESQRRAAADAGDVAEALAGERKKLAAAETRAAEAERELASALAALADAASPVGQHRSDAGDAGVDRRPSTVQEAVAAVRRDADARIAAAEEVASTAAAALKAERLERGGAEEALRSKIRTMDAAQDRLLAEIDAATGELERLDAELDATEERARAAEEREREALGGVAAAAMKTDRLMEMLTEQEEWEREAAEAAAAAAREGAANGAGVSASAPATPAKDSGVQDGDEDSTPGAARTVPATPAQGHQGAGRASTASVKLAADILQGSDLGRAYHPLLASIEARLLHLQSEKLDVPLADVPVS, encoded by the coding sequence atggaggtgGAGAGGTaccagctcgtcgccgagctgcaGGCCAAGTCTCggaagctcgaggaggccaaggcggaggctgataggctccgcggcgttggggacgacgccgccgcgagggcgaacaAAGCCGAGCAGGAGAgggacctcgccgtcgcgaagatcgagtcgctcgcgtccgagctcgaggcgacgcgggagtCGCAGCGGCGTGCGGCTGcggacgccggtgacgtcgccgaggcactcgccggtgagcgaaagaagctcgccgccgcggagacccgcgcggcggaggcggagcgtGAGCTCGCGTctgcgctcgccgcgctcgccgacgccgcttcACCGGTCGGACAACACCGGTCGGACGCGGGGGATGCGGGGGTCGACCGTCGTCCGTCGACCGTCCAagaggccgtcgccgccgtgcgtcgcgatgcggacgcgaggatcgccgccgcggaggaggtggcctcgacggcggcggctgcgctcaaggctgagcGGTTGGAGCGggggggcgccgaggaggcgcttcGGTCCAAGATTCGAaccatggacgcggcgcaggaCAGGCTCCTGGccgagatcgacgccgcgacgggtgaACTGGAgcggctcgacgcggagctcgacgcgacggaggagagggcgagggccgcggaggagagggagagggaggcgctgggtggcgtcgcggcggcggcgatgaagacgGATCGGCTCATGGAGATGCTGACGGAGCAGGAGGAGTgggagagggaggcggccgaggcagcggcggcggcggcgcgggaaggggccgcgaacggcgcgggagTGTCCGCATCGGCTCCGGCCACGCCCGCCAAGGATTCCGGGGTCcaggacggggacgaggactcgacgccgggggcggcgagaacCGTTCCGGCTACGCCCGCGCAGGGCCACCAGGGCGCGGGCCGGGCATCCACCGCGTCAgtgaagctcgcggcggacattTTGCAGGGAAGCGACCTGGGGCGCGCGTACCACCCGCTGCTGGCGTCCATCGAGGCGCGGTTGCTGCACCTGCAGAGCGAGAAACTGGACGTACCCCTCGCGGATGTGCCGGTGTCGTGA
- a CDS encoding predicted protein, with translation MSEVMISQVSAGTVVRGTVLVAFVTLATTYTIAVLHRDAPLVPMISDTFVYAPESYVSRFGVVTASAMLQLVVWLLRSYLCAFASGHRAWRWFATVHSLCGAVASAAMGLVGAINDQENLKYHLSAATVFFYSVILWQVGYTAQLAAHPSATSFRSVALKAACAVSAALALTAFFAFAGLDLMRYYTRIAACEWVLAAATGLSVYSLGFELEGGASGREGGIGMELGSLWRGPAPGDDEEDKADEDYHPL, from the exons ATGTCGGAGGTGATGATATCTCAG GTGAGCGCCGGTACGGTGGTTCGAGgcaccgtcctcgtcgccttcGTCACCCTGGCCACCACGTATACCATAGCcgtcctccaccgcgacgcgcccctgGTTCCCATGATCAGCGATACCTTCGTGTACGCCCCGGAGAGCTACGTCTCCAGGTTTGGCGTCgtgaccgcgtccgcgatgctGCAGCTGGTGGTGTGGCTGCTCCGCTCCTATCTttgcgcgttcgcgtcgggtCACCGGGCGTGGAGGTGGTTCGCCACGGTCCACTCCTTatgcggcgcggtggcgagcgcggcgatgggcctCGTGGGCGCCATCAACGACCAGGAGAACCTCAAGTACcacctctccgcggcgacggtttTCTTCTACTCGGTGATCCTGTGGCAGGTTGGGTAcaccgcgcagctcgcggcgcatccctcggcgacgtcgttcaGGTCCgtggcgctcaaggcggcgtgcgcggtgagcgcAGCGCTGGCGCTGACCGCGTTCTTCGCGTTCGCGGGGCTGGACCTGATGCGGTACTACACGCGGATCGCGGCTTGCGAGTGGGTGTtggcagcggcgacggggttgTCGGTGTACAGCCTCGGGTTTGAGCTTgagggaggcgcgagcgGACGGGAAGGTGGGATAGGCATGGAACTCGGTAGTCTGTGGCGGGGACCGGCGCCTGGAGACGATGAGGAGGACAAGGCCGACGAGGATTACCACCCCCTCTGA
- a CDS encoding predicted protein: MEGSNKSRTMSETKLRSKTTSSVGTSASRSALTSTARMNIAPLSGSRASRSSSKSRSAGKVPMGRLLSVPEKRELGIISDDRDDDDDDDPSRRKPRRKPPARPPPRKDDSAGNAPPFGVPKSRILELEQAMREELRRVHTAARSSKVHLTEAFEEMDELGIGMVSHKDFQRVWDYLGVDLTAEETRAMCRFNGGGAEGEAMPYENFIKRMVRGAARQSAEKPVCRGYPVVDDDFKRKIIYPRCRKGVNAPSDFDVALADRSTLPPEAKLELEFVYGYDGVTSHAQNLFFVNGAGRPSAGREAASSKPKLGDVVAYHAASLGIVYDRARDTQRFFTGHTKDITCMTTCAAEVEVGGVTYPPLTLAATGQKKPVEDPDTEDEERPFVAIWDVRTCEEVARVPLETNFRSVAAVSFSPDGSKLVTVACDNNHTVQIWNWRKPGIGEARPGGKVVGLVGEGPGFKERPVGVFGVKWDPFAKPGLERFCTWGKKHLKQWTMNPATKRWSAITMSFGEFGVGNVLSCEFLKPPELSKTSAWDMPVTQGAVVTGMPDGTLLLWRGGKAVKRVEAHGRGQRTIQPDGTVAWGGGVRALRLRDDGLTLLTGGADGCIRQWDARKNTVGDQVTDPVSLAKYSARMETPDDDEEQDEVNDGEGGEKKTRALPPVAIRSIDCYPGSDVVVAGTDKCDVWECNVEDERAKMVMKGHRADLRAVCWHPTAPDVFISASESGSLYLWSAAETKVLRCADVGFPASAVACSNKALAKTAGDDERSHHIAVGGKNGEFAVFDEETLRPIFSTVVSKGASVEDVKYSPDDTRLAVSTRDSSLDIFLVRGRAGRGYALQSKCEGHSAAVRHLDWSEDSSVLSSDGADYELLYWDARTGRQNLDSQMDTGWATWTRVLGFPVMGIWPPGSDGTDVNACDRSPDGDFLVTADDGGAVKLFAYPAVVEDAAHRTYRGHSSHVTCARFSPDGERVISSGGRDRCVFQYRVWPVEAPEPRPPTPEKQWLPLDASGKNYGWRLP, translated from the coding sequence ATGGAAGGGTCAAACAAGAGTAGGACCATGTCAGAGACGAAGCTGAggtcgaagacgacgagtAGCGTGGGCACTTcggcctcgaggagcgcgttgACCTCGACTGCGAGGATGAACATCGCGCCCCTTTCCGGGTCCCGAGCGTCGAGATCCTCCTCCAAGAGCCGCTCGGCGGGCAAGGTGCCGATGGGGAGGCTCCTCTCGGTTCCCGAaaagcgcgagctcggcatTATctccgacgaccgcgacgacgacgatgacgacgatcCGTCCAGGAGGAAGCCTAGGAGGaagccccccgcgcgtccccctcCGAGGAAGGACGACTCCGCCGGGAACGCACCGCCGTTCGGCGTGCCCAAGTCCCgcatcctcgagctcgagcaggcCATGCGGGAGGAGCTCCGCAGAGTgcacaccgcggcgaggtcgtcgaagGTGCACCTCACCGAGGCGTTCGAGGagatggacgagctcggcatcGGCATGGTGTCGCACAAGGACTTTCAGAGGGTGTGGGATTACCTCGGCGTGGACCTAACCGCAGAGGAGACGAGGGCGATGTGCAGGTTCaacggtggcggcgccgagggcgaggcgatGCCGTACGAGAACTTCATCAAGCGGATGgtgcggggcgccgcgaggcaaAGCGCGGAGAAACCCGTGTGCAGGGGGTACCCGGTGGTTGACGACGATTTCAAGAGGAAGATCATATACCCCCGCTGTCGCAAGGGGGtcaacgcgccgagcgactttgacgtcgcgctcgcggacagATCCACGCTTCCTCCCGAGGCTAAGCTTGAGCTGGAGTTTGTGTACGGCTACGACGGGGTGACGAGCCACGCGCAGAACCTCTTCTTCGTCAACGGCGCGGGACGGCCATCTGCCGGCCGCGAGGCTGCCTCGTCCAAGccgaagctcggcgacgtcgtcgcgtacCACGCGGCCTCCCTGGGCATCGTgtacgaccgcgcgcgcgataccCAGAGGTTCTTCACCGGCCACACGAAGGACATCACGTGCAtgacgacgtgcgccgccgaggttgaggtTGGCGGCGTGACGTATCCCCCGctgaccctcgcggcgacgggccaGAAGAAGCCCGTCGAGGACCCGGAcacggaggacgaggagagaCCGTTCGTCGCGATTTGGGACGTTCGGACGTGCGAAGAGGTGGCACGAGTGCCCCTGGAGACAAACTTCAggtcggtcgccgcggtgagcttcAGCCCGGACGGTTCCAAGCTGGTGACCGTCGCGTGCGATAATAACCACACGGTGCAGATTTGGAACTGGCGCAAGCCGGGCATCGGCGAGGCCAGGCCGGGGGGTAAGGTCGTCGGCCTGGTCGGCGAGGGCCCGGGGTTCAAGGAGCGACCAGTGGGGGTTTTCGGCGTCAAGTGGGACCCGTTCGCGAAGCCCGGCCTGGAGCGATTCTGCACCTGGGGCAAGAAGCACCTGAAGCAGTGGACCATGAACCCGGCGACGAAGCGGTGGTCCGCAATCACGATGTCGTTCGGGGAATTCGGCGTCGGAAACGTGCTGTCGTGCGAGTTCCTGAAACCTCCCGAGCTGAGCAAAACGTCCGCGTGGGATATGCCGGTGACGCAGGGCGCGGTGGTCACGGGCATGCCCGACGGGACCCTGCTGCTGTGGCGCGGCGGCAAGGCGGTGAAGAGGGTTGAGGCGCACGGTCGCGGGCAGAGGACAATCCAGCCGGATGGGACGGTCGCGTGGGGAGGCGGCGTCAGGGCGCTGCGGCTCAGGGACGATGGCCTCACTCTGCtcacgggcggcgcggacgggtgCATTCGACAGTGGGACGCCCGGAAGAACACCGTCGGCGACCAGGTCACCGACCCAGTTTCGCTCGCCAAGTACTCGGCCAGGATGGAGACccctgacgacgacgaggaacaGGACGAGGTaaacgacggcgagggaggcgagaAAAAGACCAGGGCGTTGCCTCCCGTCGCCATACGCTCCATCGACTGCTATCCCGgctccgacgtcgtcgtcgcgggcacgGACAAGTGCGACGTGTGGGAGTGCAACGTGGAAGACGAGAGGGCCAAGATGGTGATGAAGGGCCACCGGGCGGACCTTCGCGCCGTTTGCTGGCATccgaccgcgccggacgtGTTCATCAGCGCGTCGGAGAGCGGCAGCTTGTACCTGTGGAGCGCGGCCGAGACCAAGGTGCTCAGATGCGCCGACGTCGGGTTCCCGGCGAGTGCGGTGGCGTGCAGCAACAAGGCGCTGGCGAAgaccgccggggacgacgagcggtCGCATCacatcgccgtcgggggaaAGAACGGGGAATTCGCCGTGTTTGACGAAGAGACGCTGCGCCCGATATTTAGCACGGTCGTGTCCAAGGGTGCgtccgtcgaggacgtcaagTACTCTCCAGATGACACGCGCCTGGCGGTGAGCACGAGGGACTCCTCGTTGGATATATTCCTGGTGCGGGGCAGGGCGGGCAGGGGTTACGCCCTCCAGTCCAAGTGCGAGGGCcacagcgcggcggtgcgtcaCCTCGACTGGTCGGAAGACTCGTCCGTGCTGtccagcgacggcgccgactaCGAGCTGCTGTACTGGGACGCGCGGACCGGTCGACAAAACCTGGATTCCCAGATGGACACCGGGtgggcgacgtggacgcgggtCCTCGGCTTCCCCGTCATGGGCATATGGCCCCCGGGCAGCGACGGCACGGACGTCAACGCGTGCGACAGGTCCCCGGACGGTGACTTTTTGGTCACGGctgacgacgggggcgctgTGAAGCTGTTCGCCtaccccgccgtcgtcgaggacgccgcgcaccgAACGTACCGCGGCCACTCTTCGCAcgtgacgtgcgcgcggtTCTCGCCCGACGGGGAGCGGGTGATTTCCTCGGGGGGACGGGACAGGTGCGTGTTCCAGTACCGCGTCTGGCCGGTGGAGGCCCCGGAGCCgagaccgccgacgccggagaaGCAGTGGCTGCCGCTGGACGCCTCGGGGAAGAACTACGGCTGGCGCCTGCCTTAA
- a CDS encoding predicted protein → RNVAARAEVKEIHMPALSSTMTEGKIVSWLKGEGEQISKGEAVVVVESDKADMDVETFYDGYLAYIAVPDGEMATVGAPIAFVAETEAEIAEAKAKAAAAGGAAPAPAPPAPEPAAAAPPPPAPAAAAPAPAPAPAAAAPAPAPAAPAPVQGRADGRIIATPFAKKIAKKLRVDLATVQGTGMNGRITAGDVEKKAGVPSSAPAPAAAAAAPAAAAPAAPSPAAAAPAPLPAAAGTAVPLSGMQKAVAKNMMPSLQVPVSRIAMQMCTDELDALYKKVKPKGVTMTALLAKAVGVALAQHPIMFATLSPAGDAIIYNEKVNIAVAVALEQGLITPVLQDTAGTDVYEIGRKWKDLVKKARGAGLGPADYAGGNFTISNLGMFGVDCFDAILPPGQGAILAVGASKPTVVPVNGMIGVKTLMTVNLTADHRHINGDVAAEFLKTLKAVVEDPKDL, encoded by the coding sequence cgcaacgtcgccgcccgcgccgaggttaAGGAGATCCACATGCCCGCGCTCTCCTCCACCATGACCGAGGGCAAGATCGTCTCCTGGCTCAAGGGCGAAGGCGAGCAGATCAGCAAGGGcgaggccgtcgtcgtcgtcgagtccGACAAGGCCGACATGGACGTCGAGACCTTCTATGACGGCTACCTCGCGTACATCGCCGTGCCCGATGGCGAGATGgccaccgtcggcgcgcccatcgccttcgtcgccgagaccgaggccgagatcgccgaggccaaggccaaggctgccgccgcgggtggcgccgcgcccgcccccgcgccccccgcgccggagcccgccgcggctgcccctcctccccccgctcccgcggctgcggctccTGCTCCTGCccccgctcccgcggcggcggctcccgctcccgctcccgcggctcccgctcCCGTGCAGGGCCGCGCTGACGGTCGCATCATCGCCACCCCCTTCGCCAAGAAGATCGCCAAGAAGCTCAGGGTGGACCTCGCCACCGTGCAGGGCACCGGCATGAACGGCCGcatcaccgcgggcgacgtcgagaagaaggcgggcgtgccctcctccgccccggcccccgcggccgccgcggctgcccccgcggctgccgcccccgcggctccctcccccgcggctgctgcccccgcgcctctccccgccgcggctggcaCCGCTGTGCCCCTCTCCGGCATGCAGAAGGCCGTGGCCAAGAACATGATGCCCTCGCTTCAGGTTCCCGTCTCTCGCATTGCCATGCAGATGTGcaccgacgagctcgacgctcTCTACAAGAAGGTCAAGCCGAAGGGCGTGACCATGACCGCACTCCTCGCGAAGGctgtcggcgtcgccctcgcgcagcaCCCCATCATGTTCGCCACCCTCTCCCCCGCGGGTGACGCCATCATCTACAACGAGAAGGTGAACATCGCCGTGGCCGTGGCGCTGGAGCAGGGCCTCATCACCCCCGTGCTCCAGGACACTGCTGGCACCGACGTGTACGAGATTGGTCGCAAGTGGAAGGACCTGGTGAAGAAGGCTCGCGGTGCGGGCCTCGGCCCCGCGGACTACGCCGGCGGTAACTTCACCATCTCCAACCTCGGTATGTTCGGTGTGGACTGCTTCGACGCGATCCTGCCCCCGGGCCAGGGTGCGATCCTCGCGGTGGGTGCCTCCAAGCCCACTGTTGTGCCCGTTAACGGCATGATTGGCGTCAAGACCCTCATGACCGTCAACCTCACCGCCGACCACCGCCACATCAACGGCGACGTGGCCGCCGAGTTCCTGAAGACCCTGAAGGCTGTCGTCGAGGACCCTAAGGACCTC
- a CDS encoding predicted protein yields the protein MASVIRLNVAPIVGARRGAPQKSRNAAPIRAAAAAKKSDAAAASGQYARELEVATDAVRMASTLCQEVQAQLMRQDEQAETKDDRSLVTLADYAAQAIISWRIQQEWSDFTMVGEEDAEALTEGGEGGALTLSKIVKLVNKTLKLHKGMDAPELTSTEVVDLINKGGGAGGKGRHWVLDPVDGTLGFVRGDQYAIALAMMEDGDLKVGVMGCPNMPKIGEVLEYDSSYTYGFSPRLVSKMLAGESLGWYKGCIFTAVKGGGAYMLPCDPAIKADPLPVAVSKEFDPQAAKFCEPVMKANSSQGFTASVADNLGIESKPLRVYSQVKYGSVARADADVFMKFPKAGYKEKIWDHAAGVIIVEEAGGKVTDAGGAPLDWAGGRYLESLDRGIVATSTALHQRLMDAVSKSWSSSQL from the exons ATGGCGTCCGTCATTCGGCTTAACGTCGCGCCCATCGTGGGCGCGCGACGTGGCGCTCCCCAGAAGAGCCGTAACG CCGCCCCTAttcgcgcggccgccgctgCGAAGAAGTCTGATGCCGCTGCAGCGAGCGGCCAGtacgcccgcgagctcgaggtggCCACGGACGCCGTCCGCATGGCTTCCACGCTGTGCCAGGAGGTCCAGGCGCAGCTCATGAGGCAGGATGAGCAGGCGGAGACGAAGGACGACAGGTCTCTGGTGACTCTCGCGGActacgccgcgcaggcgatcATTAGCTGGAGGATCCAGCAGGAGTGGTCGGACTTCACCATGGTCGGtgaggaggatgccgaggcgCTGACCGAGGGgggagagggcggcgcgctgacCCTCTCGAAGATCGTCAAACTCGTCAACAAAACCCTGAAGCTGCACAAGGGTATGGACGCGCCTGAGCTCACATCGACCGAGGTGGTGGACCTGATCaacaagggcggcggcgccggcggtaaGGGCCGTCACTGGGTTCTCGATCCCGTGGATGGCACCCTGGGTTTCGTGCGTGGCGACCAgtacgccatcgcgctcgcgatgatGGAGGATGGGGACCTCAAGGTTGGCGTCATGGGTTGCCCCAACATGCCAAAGATTGGTGAGGTTCTGGAGTACGACTCCTCCTACACCTACGGCTTCTCCCCGAGGCTCGTGAGCAAGATGCTGGCGGGTGAGAGCCTCGGATGGTACAAGGGATGCATATTCACCGCGGTCAAGGGTGGGGGCGCCTACATGCTCCCCTGCGACCCGGCGATCAAGGCTGACCCGCTGCCGGTGGCGGTGAGCAAGGAGTTCGACCCGCAGGCGGCGAAGTTCTGCGAGCCCGTGATGAAGGCCAACTCCTCGCAGGGCTTCACCGCGAGCGTGGCGGACAACCTGGGTATCGAGTCCAAACCCCTGAGGGTGTACTCCCAGGTCAAGTACGGATCCGTAGCGAGGGCCGACGCAGACGTCTTCATGAAATTTCCGAAGGCGGGCTATAAGGAGAAGATCTGGGATCATGCCGCAGGGGTGATCatcgtggaggaggcgggagGCAAGGTtaccgacgcgggcggcgcgccgctggACTGGGCTGGTGGGCGCTACCTCGAGTCCCTCGACCGTGGAATCGTCGCGACTTCCACAGCACTACATCAGAGACTCATGGACGCGGTGTCAAagtcgtggtcgtcgtcgcagcTGTAG
- a CDS encoding predicted protein — MGMGGSVDDVWEKLKASSAPSQHALKAKRLLRGAHAGESTSRHGAQSSRSSSQGTGRGPTAAHGDGSLEAFSAPSTSDSTSEPTPDPELESPSPASYADLEDLARGLARDLNSLADTQAPASTRLRSLRVLRGVIDTIDASLLREASLDSFAKPLLRRFEDASEQCREEAAEAFAALTRRMESAMDLLPYAMAVLRVRLGPAVPDGKDPKEPSEEVRAKLHAVLVSLLTKGEDECVSCAPEAVDILEFAVEDSHADVALLACESLETLVHNLGRKLAPVSKNLAWMFFPNLTHRRAKVRVATLRAVRGLMHCGAHETILDLVAFQHPNLVPVKAFYGEDQKVNYFGKLATDGSVQVRCEFVRVIGDWMTTLIERLDHESRLLPYVISALTDEAELVQKEAMDLMDRLGIQYEKEHEKDLKQTMYYMPEAFGEDIYGVGEDALTLPPPFTRRPRLGSRILVKNNFTSVVNPVIGEMSSWQIELRAKAAVLLRTMLVYLEDNATQHVHHLCMAFISASRDDAVGRQVRDCCKLIGRFVRPGDWMGTLLEKVRGSGFTDTASRVGALAVLTGCLSGAAKEAMEELDEEGGERSNCDDVLEALEDRSVSGSSDTKLRIQLCKLVAACAREKPATWRSRASRLCALAIRAGGGEIGRLDGSAAHMESAVAELAAACGLASGADLIGSIRSELVAPLRLLPARGWRAADAAVLAAAAEAPGTCTPADAADLVRLSSLVAEGPAAKGVRSRLLAFPFVSRGRLSAPLEDGDVQLLLGAALPPVAADPGGSFTVAALAAAAAVLEPVNSSDAAAREAASLVACHVASILGSEAAPANVRADAARVLEILAGRRGAMEPRDVVASALPELRSRLDDPNAGLTTPSEPRFSRTWSMPATRRREMSLGRRSCRIRPRALLPCTRANCHQRL; from the exons ATGGGCATGGGCGGAAGCGTGGACGACGTCTGGGAGAAACTGAAGGCATCGTCAGCACCCTCGCAGCACGCGCTGAAGGCCAAGCGGCTTCTGAGAGGGGCGCACGCGGGCGAGTCAACGTCGCGGCATGGGGCTCAAtcctcgcgatcgtcgaGCCAAGGGACGGGCAGAGGGCCCACTGCGGCGCACGGGGACGGCTCACTGGaggccttctccgcgcctTCCACCTCTGATTCAACCTCCGAGCCGACCCCCGACCCCGAGCTTGagagcccgagcccggcgagCTATGCGGATCTGGAAGATCTCGCACGTGGACTGGCGCGCGATCTAAACTCGCTGGCCGACACGcaggcgcccgcgtcgacgcgcctgAGGAGCCTGAGGGTGCTCCGAGGGGTCATCGACACCATCGACGCGAGTCTTCTGCGTGAGGCATCCCTCGATTCCTTCGCTAAGCCGCTCCTTCGTCGCTTCGAGGACGCGTCCGAGCAGTgccgcgaggaggctgcggaggcgtTTGCCGCGCTGACAAGACGGATGGAGTCCGCGATGGACTTGCTGCCGTACGCCATGGCGGTGCTGAGGGTACGCCTGGGTCCCGCGGTTCCTGACGGCAAGGATCCGAAGGAGCCCAGCGAGGAGGTACGGGCCAAGCTCCACGCCGTGCTGGTGAGCCTGTTGACCAAGGGGGAGGACGAGTGCGTGTCGTGCGCACCAGAGGCGGTGGACATCCTCGAGTTTGCGGTGGAGGACTCGCACGCTGATGTGGCGTTGCTGGCGTGCGAGTCCCTGGAGACTCTCGTGCACAACCTGGGCAGGAAGCTGGCGCCCGTGAGCAAGAATCTGGCGTGGATGTTCTTCCCGAACCTGACGCACAGGCGCGCGAAGGTGAGGGTCGCGACGCTTCGCGCCGTGAGGGGGTTGATGCACTGCGGAGCGCACGAGACCATCCTCGATCTGGTGGCGTTTCAGCACCCGAACCTGGTGCCCGTCAAGGCGTTCTACGGGGAAGATCAGAAGGTGAACTACTTCGGcaagctcgcgacggacggcaGCGTGCAGGTGCGGTGTGAGTTTGTGAGGGTGATTGGTGATTGGATGACCACGCTGATTGAGCGACTCGACCACGAATCGCGGCTGCTCCCTTACGTCATCTCCGCGCTCACGGACGAGGCTGAGTTGGTGCAGAAGGAGGCTATGGACCTGATGGACCGTCTCGGGATCCAATACGAGAAGGAGCACGAGAAGGATCTGAAGCAGACGATGTATTACATGCCCGAGGCGTTCGGCGAGGACATCTacggcgtcggtgaggaCGCGCTgacgctgccgccgccgttcacccgacgaccgcggctgGGATCCCGCATCCTGGTAAAAAACAACTTCACGTCCGTGGTCAACCCGGTGATCGGTGAGATGTCCAGCTGGCAGATCGAGTTGagggccaaggcggccgTGCTGCTTCGCACCATGCTGGTGTACCTCGAAGACAACGCGACGCAGCACGTGCACCACCTCTGCATGGCTTTCATCTCCGCGAGtagggacgacgccgtggggCGTCAGGTCAGGGATTGCTGCAAGCTCATAGGAAGGTTCGTGCGGCCGGGTGACTGGATGGGTACGCTGCTCGAGAAGGTGCGGGGTTCGGGGTTTACCGACACCGCGTCCAGGGTCGGGGCGCTGGCGGTGCTCACCGGGTGCCTCTCGGGTGCGGCCAAAGAAGCgatggaggagctcgacgaggagggggGCGAACGTTCAAACTGCGACGACGTGCTGGAGGCACTCGAGGATCGATCCGTCTCGGGGTCCTCGGACACCAAACTTCGAATCCAGCTGTGCAAACTTGTCGCGGCGTGCGCAAGGGAGAAACCCGCCACGTGGCGATCCCGTGCGAGTCGACTGTGCGCCCTGGCGATTCGagcgggtggcggcgagATCGGACGGCTCGAcgggtcggcggcgcacatggaatccgccgtcgcggaactggccgccgcgtgcggactcgcctcgggcgcggacctGATTGGGTCGATTCGCTctgagctcgtcgcgccccttCGATTGCTTCCGGCGAGGGGCTGGCGCGCCGcagacgccgccgtgctcgcggctgcggcggaggctcCGGGCACGTGCacacccgcggacgccgcggatctcGTGCGATTATCCTCGCTGGTGGCTGAGGGTCCAGCCGCGAAGGGCGTGCGCTCGCGACTCCTCGCGTTTCCCTTTGTTTCCCGCGGGCGACTCTCCGCACCGctcgaggacggggacgtgcAGCTCCTGCTCGGCGCTGCGCTGCCCCCGGTGGCGGCCGACCCCGGCGGCTCGTTCActgtcgcggcgctggccgccgcggccgcggtgctcgaacCGGTCaactcgagcgacgccgccgcgcgagaagccgcgtccctcgtcgcgtgTCACGTCGCTTCCATCCTCGgatcggaggcggcgccggcaaACGTTcgagcggacgcggcgcgtgtCTTGGAGATTCTCGCcgggcgtcggggcgcgaTGGAACCGCGCGATGTGGTGGCTTCCGCGTTACCCGAGCTTCGATCCCGGCTCGACGATCCGAACGCCGGC CTTACCACGCCGTCAGAGCCGCGCTTCAGCCGCACCTGGTCgatgccggcgacgcggcggcgcgagatgTCACTCGGGCGGCGATCGTGTCGCATCCGGCCGCGAGCTTTGCTGCCGTGCACGCGAGCGAACTGTCATCAGAGGCTTTGA